The region gtatcggtcaaaacgtgcaacgtaTATCCGCTCTTGTAGTCGCCTATTCgtaaaacctgtttccatcgccaaaatgcgcatttcccttttttcgatacgcttcaaaaaccaactttttcaaatttctgtttctttttcgcaattcttgaaaattcgaataaaaataggtggatggaaactcaCTGTCTgtcgctaaccaaaacagcaggaCTTAGAGGCAAGACTAAAATGGGGCCTCAAGACACCAGCATTTCCTTTCATACACCTTACAGATGCCTCGTCTTTCCGCAGTTGAGTACTCGGACAAGCGATGGTGGCCACTGTGTGAGGAAATGAGcaggatgaagatgaggagCCACAATGAAGCATTCTCATGTTTACTTCCAGTGAGTGAGTCTGGGGGGAGGTTCAGCTCTGCTCTCTGCCTCCCCCTGCTGGGGGCTGTGCCGAATTGGAAGCCATGAGGAAGATTGCGCCTCCCAGTATCAAATACCACTGCAACACAACAGCACAGCAACCGGCACACAACAGTCAGCAAGGCGCAGCGCGGGCCATGAGACGGCGCCATCTTCAGACGTAGGTGTTGCATCGCAACTGACAGACACAATTAGGGAAGCGCTTTTGTAAACATCCATCTCGCCGTGGTAGGGGAAGCAAAAAGACGGAAGTTTGTTGACAAGCGGGAAAGACGAGCACAGCTCTGAAGAGGAGTTTTATAGCCGGGGAATCCACTTACGTATTTAGCGAAGAAAGACTTCTGCTCCTGAGGATTCTTGCCTTTATTCTCAGACTCCTGCTCCAAGCGCTCCAGGAACAGAGCCGTCTCGGGCCTGCGAAGACAATTTGAGGCAATTACAAATCAAAAAGAGTAAAAATGTGCCACTGAGTGCTCAGAGATGACAAATCCTGGCGGGAACGCAACTGCAAGTGACGCCAACAGGTGGAGACGGCtgtggaaaaaaaggaggggagCACCTTGCGCAATACAGATTAACACAAAGACACTTAGTaatacacacacagaaaaaattCTCAGCCACAAACAGATAATCTACTGTCAACTTTAGcaatgtgaattattttttttgtttcatgtgcTAATAGGGGAACCCCTTTCTCGATTGGTTGATAATATTGGCCCCGTCCCACAACTTGCACTTCCAGCCTTGTGCCCCTCAATTGAGTGTTCCCATTgatgagtgtgagtgtgtagtagggctgtgcaatttgtcgaaattcaattacaattacaaaattggcataatcgtaaacaaaagaaaagattaataataCCAATTTCGATTtgtataaatttatatatttgcacctttttttttttattttattttattttaaaatgactaatgtCATAAATCtcgtttggtccaaaaggaacttgcataattagtgtttcaaagaaatgtatttgtcttgacattttttacgtctaaacattttctttttttgttccaaaaaacaaatgattgtcccaatcctgatttcaattattactaaATGAATTGTGATTAAAAGGTTCTTCATATTTGAGCAGCCCTAGTGTGTAGGGTGTCCCAGTTCTCACCTGAGTCACTACGCCCTGCCCCCTTTGCGCCCGTGTTCTACACTGTATTACCCACAATTGATTGCAGTTGACCAAAATAGCGTGAAAATGGCGGCATTCGATGGTAATTCCTGtcgaaaaaaagtattttcaagtGTAAGTAttaaagtatttgttttatcgtttatatatgtgtaattttaatagagctgtcaaatgattacatttttaatcagattaatcacatcttagaattttgattaatcacttaattaaaaagggtTTTCATCACACACGCTTGCTGTGCAAGTAACAGTACGTTCAGGGAACTTGCACAAACATAGAGCACTGTTCAGCACATTAACTGTTTTCTTCAATTATACTGTTTTTAagtcttttactgccaaaaacgtttaatgacgtatactaaaatccaaatgaatgctgccaaaaacgttaattcacgtttacaagttttttttctctctcaaaaggCAGTGGACTGTCTGTGCAGCACTGCCTTGTCATTGgggttgtaaaatcccaaaacacccactaactatggccagcagatggcagcattgtatgtcttttcaatgggctcccgttAATATGGAATTACATAGAAACATGAcaaatctgatgaaatagaccattttcaaggatgacgtgattgatcaaagcctttgtcacattaaatctaattcgcACAGCGTCACTAAACTAAAATagtagtgtcaaagtcactgttcagaaaatgtctcaatattactcaaatgacctatttgCAAATGGTGATTCCTaaagaatggaataaggtagaaacatactttttttttctaatgaaagaatggaacgcgatCTTTCATTTGATACCCACCATGTGTATGTAGTCAGatcacacaatattctgttggccttaaaatgctcaaaatcggctggcactgtcggggttgttttttaGATAACGTGTGGCAGTAGAAGAGTTAAGATCGAGAGAAGCCAAAATCCAAATCGCGACTAAATTTGGATTAATTGCCCAGCTCTGTGACTCAATTAAGCGTTTGGGCCCTACATGCAATCACTTGATGCCATCGCTCCTCTCGCCAGTTCCTCACGATGAGAAATGATCAAGTAGAAAGGATGAGAAGTAACGAGCGTTGCGTGTGACCAACCCGGGCGCGTTGATGGGGGCCATAACGCTGAGCGTGGTGTTGAAGAGCTCCAGGTCCACCTCGTCCTCCACGTCCGCCCCCCTGCACGCGCCAGGCAGCGTGACGATGGAAATGCCAATCAGTGTGCCCGACACATCCGTGTGCAGCGTGATCACGTCGCTCAGGTGGGACTCCACCATTGCGCACTGAACAGAGGGAACATGGCAAtcatcatgattattattattattacgaacGTTCATGTTCATATACTAGAGCAGTGGTAGTAAaacaaaccttaaaaaaaaaaaaaaactctccaaGTAAACCCttgtatgtgcagtttcattcacaaatttcaaaatttattttaaccctCTGCTGAAAATCATGACTATGCACCGGTTTGGTGCTCAGGTCAAAGcaatagaattgtttttattggtgCCATATATTATTGTCGAAAGACTTACAGCTCTGACAAAAGCAGTGagatatccatccatctgtcgCTCCGTCTGTCTGTCAGCCTGCAGCGAAACCCGAGGCACTCTGATTCGGTATAGACCGTCCACAGACGCCACATCCTGTCACACATTTTTAACACGTTTTAATACATTAATATTGCTTTCAAACAAAAGTGGATAAACGTTTATGAggtataaataaatagatacatacatgaataaataaatgggggattgaaaaaaaaatcttgctgcTTTGACTCACTTTGAGCTTGACTCTGTCATCCAACGTTAGTTGGTTCTGACTCAGGGACACTCCCGGCTCCCTGCCCGCTTTCAACAGCAGCGCTCCACGCATCCGGAACTTGCTTACGTCATCTGGACAGAGATCACGCGAGAGTTCTCGATTAAATGCACCTGTTTAATGGCATGTTCAATCGTGTGGGAGCAAAGTAAATAGACAGGAGCTTTGAGAAACTATGGTGGCGTGATTTACAAATGACACAAGCCGAATTAAAGTCAGAACAGTAGAGTTTGTGAATATCTCACCAGACACAGCCTGCTAAAGTCGGTAAGTTAAAGATAAAGAAATCGAATATTTTCGAATGGCGTCTGGTCGCTAGGTTGTTCTCCCCAGTAGCACTGAAACGGCTTCGTGAGGTGACTAACAAAGacgaagcaaaaaaaattgcacttaaaCAGGAAAACTTCCTCACCAGCTTCAAACGAATGTTCTAGAGGCACAGAGAAATCGCTGAATTCCGCATCTTGGACGTCGCCAACCTGGAAATCGAGGGAAACAAGTAACACAAGCTGCCATTAGCCGTTTAACACACCGCTAACGGCTTCATCGAAGATCATCGATGAATTTGAAACGACACGCACGTACCCTCCTGCCATTGTTGCAAAAGACAATGTCAATGCACACAAgcgataaaataaaagaaataactGCCGTTGTGATTGATAAAGGCTTCATTTTCGTATTGCCAACCGAGTTTAAGCATGTAAGGCGCGACGCAGCGTTGATAGAACGCCGTTTTTGCTTCCGCTGGTTTCTTTCGCAATAAGAGTCTTCCAAATAAATGACAACCTAGTTAATGATTAAATGGATACaaaagtaattgtaattaataagtAGTTCCAAATGTGTGTATTATACATTTACTAATTAAACATGAACGTAAAACGGTAAACGAAGGTACCGTTGGCAAAGCAAAAAAGCAATACAACGTTGGCGCTTCCGATAGGCTGTCATAGTAAGAGTCAACCAAATGAATGACAACGTGTTTCCGAACGTGATATAATTTATCAAATAACCCTCGAAATATGAATGGATTGGTTTAAAAGtctatatttcatgttttaagttGAACAAATTACATGCAAAACTGTTTCGTCATCAAAGTGTATCATGCACCTCTCTTTCTTGAACGACAGAGGTCACCAAATGACAAAGTAAGGTCCATATCGCCTGGttcctatttaaaaataaatacacaaatacttaaataaaaaaattaaaaaataaaattaaaaatagcacagtaaaaataaaaaataaatctgaagatttacaaaatacataaataccttaaaaatagataaaataactttgttcaataaacaaaatttACCATAGAGCTCACAATTTATTTTAGCGCTCTAACAACACTTTTATTGGGTGTACAACAgctgaggaggaggatgatgtCATGCAATAACACGTCTAATAAGGAAGGAGATTATATATAAGTAGCTGACTCATGTAGTTTTTGCAGAACTTGAGATGAAGTATCTGGTCACCGATTAGGTGTTATCTCTCTCTTTTAACACCATAAACAGCGGTGCTATTCTTATTTGAATGTAAATGTAGACTTTATATGAATCTCTTGACTTTGTCGCGTATTCAAATGGCGTGTTGTGAGAAAGAAGAccgtaacttttttttaaatttatagataggctcatgatgcagaatgtagGACTCCATGCAATACAGATGTGAAGCAGATGTCAGCAACGGTTATACAACATTAACCGTACCGTATCTGTTTATGTAAACCTCAGCGGTAAGCAGTTTACaggaaattaaaatgttcacattatactagggatgttcgataccacttcttttttcagactgataccattacaagtactcaactcttaagTAGCCACTgacaccgataccaagtactgattacaataatacttttgatacatacaccccccccccccccaaatgacagataattgtaaaaaaagacctatatacaaccttaaaattgcataaaattaaaGGCAATTTCCTgctcttctaatttctagctTCTGATTTTTTAACAGCCACAGGAGGGCGGCGCATACTGGTATCGATCGCGGGCACAAATATCTTGAAATTAGGCTAAGTATTGGATACCTGGCATTAATACTCGCCCGTCCCTATGCAATACTGTAAATTCTTGTGAATAAAACTGCagaataatgtttatttttcttaactctccgtacagaaattacacatttttcatttttgttttggttgggtactttttaaaaattaagctCCAGGTGCCAGTTTCACTCAGCAGCTTGAAATTTGGTAGTAATGTCTATCATAagtagacacaaaaaaaaaaaaaaaaaaaaaaacgcccatcccccaaaagacacaggaagtccacCAATTTtgtttaaagcagccattttaagctttcttctgccattttcacaggacctttaaaaacaaacttctACAAATTGTGTCCGATTGCCACCAAGTCTGAACTACAAATACTTAACAGATGAGTCATACAAGAGGAATTTGCCTTTTGattactgcccgaagccatctgggataggctccagcacccctgcgaccctagtgaggaataagcggttaagaaaatggatggatggatgatttgtGTGGGTGAATTATGGCAGCATGAGGTTTTAGCTCAAAAACTAAAAATCTTGTTTGAGCCTTTTTCACTTGTCTAgcatttcatgtttttgtaTATCTATGACATGTCTTTCAGGAGTTGACCTACAAAAGACTCAAAAAGACATATTGAAAAGACACAAGCAGAAATCAGCCCATTTTAGTTCAAAGTGGATATTTTTGCCTTTGGCCATACTTGGAAAAATCATCTAGTTTCCCTTAGCAACTTGATATTTGGTAGAAATGTCTTTAATGAGTAGACCCATGAAAAAGACTAAAggcatgcctgaaaagacacaggaatcTGCCATTTGGTTTAAAGTAGACATTTTAGGGCCATTTCTAAGGGAATATTTAGAAAAGTCAACCCCTGAAGTCAATTTCACATAGCAACTTGAAATTTGATAGACATGTCCATGAcaagcagacccacaaaaatcTCAAGAAGCCAAGATAAAGAAAGTCCGCCATTTGCTTTGAGGTCAAGTGGCCATTTGATGGTCAATTGTGCCATCAGATTGTTTCTGCATTAGGCATGCCTTAATACTGTGTCTGCTGAGTTTATATTTACATCAGCTGTAAAAGTATCCACAGACATGTACAGGGAGTGTACAGGGCACCTCCTAAAGAACCCATGAGATCCTTGATCTTATGGATCCCACTCTCGCTGACAGCTCAGACAAATGTAATTGTCCAAGTCGGGCAGTGTCCCTCcacattttcctctttttattttggaCCACAGAAACGCACACGGGGCCTCGGGGCCTCCGCCACCCCGATGATTGATTAGAGCGGCAGTCGTTAACACCTCCGATGAGTTGCACCTCGGGGGCGGGCGGCGTCTCCCGGCGGCCCTGATCTCCTGCTCTCCAAGCTGCTGCCAAGGTTTCAGGTGACAAGCGCTCTGTCACTCCAAGAAGATGAGATGACTGGCAGCGTTGGCGGGAGgtaggaggaggaaggaggcgGCGGTGAGGTGATAAAAAGGGATGGAGCAGGAAGTGCAGGCAGATCCCCGAGACGACGAAGACGCTTTGGAAGTGACTGTGACAGACATGCCTGAGCTCCAGGAGCctggtaagatgtcacactaaAGCTGCCGGCATGTCGACACAAAGGAACAGCTAACCGCTAACGTAGCCTGTCAATCACCTTCCACTGCTCGACTCACGACAGGCCCACCAGGAAGCGCACAGCTTAAAAGAGGATTGAAATTGTACGTTCTATTCTATAGTTTAATACACCATCAGAGCTTAGTGTAAGGGTTTCAGATGGTTTTAAAAAACAGACGTTGAAGGCATTTGAATGAATGCAGATGATGACTGAGGTGTGTACGCATTTCTTGAAATAATTGCTGATGTTGCGCTTTGATTTTGTATTGTAGTT is a window of Vanacampus margaritifer isolate UIUO_Vmar chromosome 2, RoL_Vmar_1.0, whole genome shotgun sequence DNA encoding:
- the emc10 gene encoding ER membrane protein complex subunit 10 isoform X2 encodes the protein MKPLSITTAVISFILSLVCIDIVFCNNGRRVGDVQDAEFSDFSVPLEHSFEADDVSKFRMRGALLLKAGREPGVSLSQNQLTLDDRVKLKDVASVDGLYRIRVPRVSLQADRQTERQMDGYLTAFVRACAMVESHLSDVITLHTDVSGTLIGISIVTLPGACRGADVEDEVDLELFNTTLSVMAPINAPGPETALFLERLEQESENKGKNPQEQKSFFAKYWYLILGGAIFLMASNSAQPPAGGGREQS
- the emc10 gene encoding ER membrane protein complex subunit 10 isoform X1 gives rise to the protein MKPLSITTAVISFILSLVCIDIVFCNNGRRVGDVQDAEFSDFSVPLEHSFEADDVSKFRMRGALLLKAGREPGVSLSQNQLTLDDRVKLKDVASVDGLYRIRVPRVSLQADRQTERQMDGYLTAFVRACAMVESHLSDVITLHTDVSGTLIGISIVTLPGACRGADVEDEVDLELFNTTLSVMAPINAPGPETALFLERLEQESENKGKNPQEQKSFFAKYWMYIVPLVLFLMMSGAQDQSGGGAGGGGAANGGGR